One part of the Eriocheir sinensis breed Jianghai 21 unplaced genomic scaffold, ASM2467909v1 Scaffold1, whole genome shotgun sequence genome encodes these proteins:
- the LOC126988851 gene encoding uncharacterized protein LOC126988851 codes for MCSLHAAATRVSVHCDVGGSGCETTHRQTPGTGVQGKKESTHLPSAAPHLPSAATHKAPATSISQVATYVQLTRRQLQASHKSPPTCNSQGASYKHLTSRHLRATHKAPATSISQVATYVQLTRRQLQASHKSPPTCNSQGASYKHLTSRHLRATHKAPATSISQVATYVQLTWRQLQASHKSPPTCNSHGASYKHLTSRHLRATHKAPSTSLEHTSYKQLYRRPAYKPRAHQLQAYRLYSLQASSTPASSNSTGVKPTSPEHTHRPTQPIARATIYKPLPRFKPALLRTSNSSASSCSKNSSRSILLFLILFKLRRK; via the exons AACTCACcgccaaactccggggacaggcgtacaagggaagaaggagtcaacgcacctgccgtccgcggcaccgcacctgccgtccgcggcaacgcacaaggcgccagctacaagcatctcacaa gtcgccacctacgtgcaactcacaaggcgccagctacaagcatctcacaagtcgccacctacgtgcaactcacaaggcgccagctacaagcatctcacaagtcgccacctacgtgcaactcacaaggcgccagctacaagcatctcacaagtcgccacctacgtgcaactcacaaggcgccagctacaagcatctcacaagtcgccacctacgtgcaactcacaaggcgccagctacaagcatctcacaagtcgccacctacgtgcaactcacaaggcgccagctacaagcatctcccaagtcgccacctacgtgcaactcacatggcgccagctacaagcatctcacaagtcgccacctacgtgcaactcacacggcgccagctacaagcatctcacaagtcgccacctacgtgcaactcacaaggcgccatctacaagcctcgagcacaccagctataagcaactctacaggcgtccagcctacaagcctcgagcacaccagctacaagcctacaggctctacagcctacaagcctcgagcacaccagcttcaagcaactctacaggcgtcaagcctacaagccccgagcacacccacaggcctacgcagccgatagcgagggccacaatctacaagccgctcccccgcttcaagcctgCACTGCTACGTACcagcaa CTCCTCGGCCAGCAGCTGCTCCAAGAACAGCAGTAGGAGCATCctgctcttcctcatcctcttcaagcTAAGGAGGAAATAA